DNA from Mucilaginibacter mallensis:
TGCTATCATTAGGTGGTTATGAGCTATATCTTAAAACATATCGTGAAGGTTTTGAGGCTGAAAACATCCTGGAACAAGTTGTTTTAAACAATGATTTCCCGCGTTCGGTTATTTATTCGGTAAACAACATCCACCGCTATTTTGAAAGGTTGAAGAACGATAGCAATGTGGATGATTTCAGGGAAATGTCGTTCCAGATAGGCAGACTGCAGAGCCGTATTAAATATAGTTCGGTAAAAAGTATTCGTGAAGAAGGGTTACACACTTTTCTTACACAAATACGCAGCGAGCTTTATGGTATAGCCAACAAATTAAATGAATATTATTTTGCTCATTCCTGATTTGAAAATTTGGTGATTTGAAGATTTGAAAATTAATATAAAACATATCATGCATCCAAACCTTTAACCACCAGCGAAACGAACCTTCAAATTTTCAAATCGCCAAATCAATAAATTGAACTGTTATGCCAGAGATAGAGATAAAACACATCACCAAATATATTTATGACAGCCCGGTGCGCGACAGCGCAAACCAGATCATATTATTCCCCATACAGGATGAATACCAGGATGTGCTGAAGCAGGAAATAACCATAACCGGCAACCCGGCTGTTGACAAACATGTTGATTATTATGGCAATGAGGTGGGTAGCTTTACTTATATAGAACCACATATGGTGATGATGATCAGTTCAAAAATACTGGTTAATACGCGCCATAGATCCTTGCCCGTAAATGATATTTTTCCATCGCACCAATGGGAAGACCTAAAACGCCTGCAAAATATAGTTCCTTATATTGATTTTTTGAAACAGGAGTATTTTGAAGGGCTGGCAGAATTAAAAGCTATTGTTGAATCAGAAAAAGCAAAAGATGATACCCCCTACCAGGTGGCTTTGCGCTTTTGCCAGTATGTTTACGATAATTTTGAATACATAAAAGGCGTAACCACTGTGGATACCACCCTCGACGAGATATGGAAGATAAGAGCAGGCGTATGCCAGGATTTTGCCCATATTTTAATGGAGATGCTAAGGATCATCAACATCCCATCGCGCTATGTGAGTGGATATATTTGCACCGGGCAAAACGGGATGCGAGGCGAAGGCGCTACCCATGCCTGGGCCGAAGCTTATATCCCCGACTACGGCTGGCTCGGCCTCGACCCAACCAATAATTGCATAGCCAATGAAACGCATGTACGTTTAGCTGTTGGTCGTAATTTTTCCGATTGTTCGCCAGTAAAAGGTGTATACAAAGGCTCAGCTCACCATAAACTGGAGGTTGCCGTAACTGTTGATGAAGAAGACACTTATTATGGTAATGACAAACAGGTTATTGAAGTAACCACCGCCAGCCATGTAACCGAGATCTCAAAAAACAGCTACCAGCGCTATATGGAAATGATTCAACAGCAACAACAGCAATAGGTTTTTGGTATCAAGTAGCTAGTATCAGGTATCAAGACAAAATAAAAACATGGCTTCAAATCTGATGTCTGATTATTTGGATTATCAATTAAGACAAAAAGGGCGAAGCTTCAAATCTTGATACTTGATACTAGCTACTTGATACTAGGAAAAATCAGATCTTCTTAACTGTTTCTAACAACTCGGCAACTTTTGGTGCTTTGTCGTAGGCTTTTACCAGTTTGCCCTTGCGGTCGTATATAGCAATATATGGCGTTGTTGCTACCTGGTAATAGCGCTGCAAAATGTAGTTAGGGAATTCGGTACCGGTAATGAAGTTTGGATACTCATCCAGCTTATAATCCCTGCGGAAATCGCGCAGCATTTTAAGCATGCTGGTTTGGATAAAAGTTGCCATTACTACGGTTACGTTCGAGAATTTTTTCATGTCAGGCTTCAGCTCCGTCATCATGTGCTGGCAGTGGCTGCAATCCGGCGAAAAATAGATAATCACTACGCCTTTACCTTTTTTCAGGTTGGCATTCGTGATGTAAACACTATCCTGGCTTAAAAGCTTGAAGTTGGGTATATTATCAATACTGGGCTTGGCAGGTGCTTGTGTTGTTTGTGCCTGGGTGCAGCCAACAGCTATAATTAAACTTAAAAAAAGGAGTATTTTTTTCATTGTGTTGAGGTAATGCATTATCTGTTTAATGATATAACAAGCATAGTTACGATATTTTTATTTTTCAAGCAACTCCAATTGCCAGGCAACCTGCTCCTCCGTTACCGGGAATAACGCATTATTGCGGATTGTATGATACACATCGTTAAATAAAAGGGTATAATCACCTTTGTGCGATGGCATCCACTCTACAATCTTCTCATTATCTACCCCAATGGTTACCAGCTTACCTTCACTGCCCTCCGGCTCAACGCCATAACCGGGGTCGGTTGGCAGCATACCTGCAACCAGTTGATCTTCCTGCACATCGCTCCGGTTTTTAATATAAGTGCCCAAAGTACCTACCACCACAAAACCGGCAAGCGGCTCAAGGCTAAGTAAACTTGCCGATAAATAAACATTCAGCTGATTGGGGTACGAGATCCTGAAACTGCAATAATCCGCAACCTCTGATCCTTCGCGGTGCGTAGCTGTTACTTTATCAAACGACAATGGCTTACCAAACAAACTGATCACATTATCAACCAAATGCGACCCCAGGTCATAAACAATACCATTAGCCGGCATATCCTTCTTCTCTTTAAATTGTTTAGGGCCAATGGCGGCTTTATACCTGTCCATCCTAAACTGTACCTCTATCAGCTCACCCAAGCGGCCGCTTTCAATTACTTCCCTTACCGATACAAAGCCACTGTCCCACCTGCGGTTATGGTAGATCATTACATGGCGATCAACTTTTCTACCCAAATCAAATAACTCTTTCACCTCTGCACTTGTTGCTGCTGCAGGCTTTTCTATCAATACATGTTTACCTGCCAGTAATGCCTGTTTAGCATTATCAAAGTGCATGTAGTTGGGCGTATTTACTATTACCAGTTCAATTTCATCATCGTTTATCAACTCATCAATAGAATTATAACTGATAATATCCGGGTAGCGCTGCGCGGCTTTCTTTTCATGCCGCTCAACTACGGCTTTAAATTTAAATGCAGGATTGGTGGCTACAAACGGCGCATGAAACACACGGCCCGACATGCCGTAGGCCAATATACCGGTTACTATAGGTTTTGACATTATGTTTTCTTTTTTAGATGGATGCTTAATATAGCGGTAAAAATAGCTGTCTTTTAACTTAAATAAGTATCAACCTATCTATTAATTATCACCCATACTATCGTGTATGGCGTTTATGTCATCCAGATGTTTTTGCAAAACGGGCAGCGTTTTAATGGCAAAAGCCTTTAAGTCGGGGTCCTGCAGCTTTTTGGCTTCCTCTGCAAAGGTTTTCACATCTTCCTGATGATCATCAATCATGGCTTTAATATAAGCCTTATCAAAATCACTCTCTGATTTTCGCGACAGATCCTGAATCATTTTCTGCTGCGCGGGATCGGGAGTCATGGGCAAATCTATTTTTTTTGATTTTATAAGAGCCGTCAGCTTATCATTAGCTTTGCTGTGGTCTTTCACCATCATCGTTCCAAAATTCTTTACCTTTTTGCTTTTGCCTTTTTGTATGGCCAGCTTACCCAGGGCAACTTCGGTCATACCCCCATTAATGGCTTCGACAGCAAATTGCGAATCTTCCTTATCAACCGCCAGGTTTAATGTGGTGGAAGTATCTGCTGATGCATCATCATCCGAAGTATCCTCCTCTACAGTAGCACTATCCGCACTCTTTGAATTATAATTTTTTGCAACATGATTACAAGCCTGTAATGCACAGACAGTAAATAAAACAAGTATTATTATCCGTAAACCTTTCATTTTTAGACTAATATTGATTAATTATTAACAGTCAGCGGAGTATTAGGTTTTTATTAATTAATTGAGCCATAATATAGCTTAAATTATTCTGTTCAATTAAGTTTTATTATTTTTGACCGCATAAAATAAACGATATGGATTTCCCAGCAGCATTAAAATACACAAAAGACCACGAGTGGATAAAAGTTGAAGGTAACGACGCCTACATAGGCATAACCGAATTTGCACAGCGCGAACTGGGCGATATTGTTTATGTTGATATCCCGTCATTAGGAAAAGAGGTTGCCCAGGAAGAAGTTTTTGGTACAGTTGAAGCTGTGAAAACAGTATCAGACCTATTTATGCCTATAACCGGCACTATCAGTGAGATCAACCCTAAGCTTGACAGCCAGCCAGAGCTGGTAAACAGCGACCCTTACGGTGATGGCTGGATGGTGAAGATCAGCCTGCAAAATGTTGCCGATGTTGATGCTCTTTTATCTGCCGATGAATACAAAGCAATCATTGGCGAATAAATGAACCGCATTTTCAAATATTACGGGCTCACTATTTTGTGGGCCCTATTTGTTTTACTAATGTGCTCCATAAAAATGGGGAAGGTCTCGGAATCCTCCCTCTTCTTCCCCGGGTTTGACAAACTGGTACATTGCGGTTTTTTCTTTGTTTTTGTTGTCTTTTTTAGTACTGCTATCATAAGGCAACATAATTACCCCTTTTTACCGTTTAAATACGCATTACTTATTGTGGTAGCCGCCATACTTTTTGGTGGTGGGATTGAGTTACTACAAGCATATGTATTTACCTGGCGTGATGGCAGTTGGGATGACCTTTTTGCCGATACCGTTGGTGTTTTAATGGGGATGTATAGTGTTTTAGTTACAGCAGCAGCTATTAATAATCATGTCAAAAAATAAGATCATATTTTTACTACTCATCGTGCTTTTAATAGGCCTGTCATCATGCGGTATATTTAAAGGCTGCGGCTGTCCAACGTTTGGGAAGTGATGTAATTTGAAATTTCTTCCCAAGTGTCATTGCGAGGACCGAAGTCATCCCTAACTGTACAGGGCGAATTTGCATGCCGTTGCCTTATCGCTTCGAATCGCTTGTCGCTAAGACGTCACTTTTTTTCGCAAGTTGTTTGTTTTTTAAGGCGCTCAAGAGGGCTCCGCCGTTTGTCTTGATACAAAAAGTAACCAAAAAAATCAAGACAACAAGGATGCTTCCCCCGCTCCCTGCCGGTTCTTCACGCTTTTTTCGCTGTTCGGTACTTCGTACCTTACATCACACAAAAAGCTAAACCGGCATTCCCGCCTGCACTGGCCCGCCCTTGTTGTCAGAGGCCTACGTTTTTTAAATCACGGTTCACTTAAAATTGTCATTGCGAGGAGGAACGACGAAGCAATCTCGTCGCGTTCAATATGCAAGCGACGAGATTGCCGCGCTATCGCTCGCAATGACAAAAGGGTATATTTGCTTTCTCTCCCCCGTCAGTAGAACAGCTTCGGGCGAAATCAGGCAAAACAATGGTGGCCTTGTGGGCGGCAGGGCATAGGAAATATTTGCAGCGCATGGGCCCGTGCGCGCAATATGGCCGCAAAAAGATTCCAGCCCAGGTTTTGCCTGATTTGCAGGGGAGGCCCGTGCGGCAAAGAAGCCTAATCTACTGACTTGATTTTTTGTTTCTTTTGTATCAAGACAAAAGAAATAGGCCTTAGCGGCTATGAGCGATACCTTGCGACTTAATAAGCAAGCTCAACAAACTTATCACTCAAACCCATCATCATTCCAACAACTTAACTACCACACATTACTACCAACCCAACAATTTTTCCTATCTTGCCTACCTCACCTTAAAAAGACAGTGACATTTCAGGATTTCAATTTTAACGAACATTTATTAGAAGGCGTTCTAAGCATGGGGTACACCACCCCTACTCCTATACAGGAAATGGCCATCCCGGCTATTTTAAAAGGCGACGACCTTATAGCCTGCGCGCAAACAGGCACCGGAAAAACAGGAGCATTTTTATTGCCTGTTTTGAACATGATCAGCAATAATCACGAAGAAAAAACCAGCACCCTTATATTAACGCCAACCCGCGAACTTGCCCAGCAAATTGATCAGCAGGTTGAAGGGCTTGCCTACTTTACCGGCATCAGCTCCATAGCAGTTTTTGGCGGTGGCGATGGTATAGTTTATGAACAACAGCGCCGTGGCATACAGAATAATGTGAACATTATTATAGCTACGCCGGGCAGACTGATCGCCCACCTAACATCGGGTGTGTTAAAGCTTAACCATATTAAATATCTAATATTGGATGAAGCCGACCGCATGCTGGATATGGGTTTCTCTGACGATATTATGCGTATTGTAAGCTATCTGCCAAAGCACAGGCAAACCCTGCTGTTTTCGGCAACAATGCCGGGACGTATCCGCAATATGGCAAAGGCTGTATTACATAATCCGCAACAAATAAATATCGCGATATCACAACCCGCAGTAGGTATCGATCAACAGGTGTACCTGGTGAACGATCACCAGAAAACGCCTTTGATACAGTTGCTTTTAAAAGAAGGCGGCTATGTTAGCGCCATCATATTCGCATCGACTAAGGACAAGGTAAAAGAGGTTTATAAACAGCTAAAGGCTGTGCATATAAAAGTAAATGCTTTCCACTCCGACCTTGAGCAGAACGAACGTGAAGAGATCCTCCTGAAATTCAAGAATAAGTTATTGCCGGTTATCATCGGTACCGACGCGCTTTCAAGAGGGATTGATGTGGAAGGTATCGACCTGGTGATCAACTATGACGCGCCATCCGATCCGGAGGATTATATCCACCGTATAGGCCGTACTGCGCGTGCCGAAACTACAGGTACTGCCATTACTTTTGTAAATGACCGCGACCAGCGTAAGCTGAAAAATATAGAGGATATGATTGATAAACAAATCCGTCGCATCCCATTACCCGAAGTGCTGGGTGATCCTACGCTGATAAAACAAGCCCCGCATAAACCACGAGGTGGCGGTGGTGGTGGTAAAAACAGGCGTAAGGGCGGTCCGAGGAAACAGTAGTGTTTCCGACAAAATATCATTTCGACCGGAGGGAGAAATCCTCTTCCTTATGCAATTGCGTTAATATAAGGCGTAGAAGATTTCTCTCTATCGCTCGAAATGACAAGGGCTAAAACCCGGCTTACTAAGTTTTCGAAACTTCGTAAGCATGTTCAAACATTACTCCTGCTCCTGCAATTCAAATTCCACTTCATCGGCACTTGGACCATAACTACCGGGAATAGGGATATTCAATAACCTTAAGAATACGCCTAATTGCGCCCGGTGATGAATTATCTGGCTTATGGACACCCTTACTACTTCGGCTTTAGTATTGGTCATATATACGGCATCGCCATTGCGTAACACCCATTTTTGTTCCAGAACTTCTTCGCTGGTGGCCGCTAATTGCGCCCTTCCATCTGCAAAATTCTTTTCAAAATAAGCCAATAGTTCGGTGTTGTTATTTATTACTACAGGCTCATACGGGTTGTTGGCAAAATCAAGTCCATCAGTGGTAAGCGCCATAGTCACCCAAGCCGGCAGCTCGGCAATATGGGTTGCAAGGCGACGGATGGTCATACTTTTTGGGTGTGGCTGCCAGTCATATTTGTCATTCGGAACGCGTTCAAGCATTTTGCGAACGGTTTGAGCTTCTTCGTCAAATTCCTTTAAAAACATCTTGATGATCTCCATAATTTTAATTGTTTAAGTTTTACAATACAAATAAACCATGGGCTAGTGACAGCAGTATGTCAGTAGCTTTTTAAAAAAGTATAAATACTTTTTTGGTATCAAGTAGTTAGTATCAGGTATCAAGATTTTTTTATTTTGAACTGACAGATAACGATTCTGCTATTATTTTTTGTCTTGATACCTGATACTAGCTACTTGATACTTAATTTAGAGCATCCAATTATCCCAACCATGAAAAGGCGTTCATTTGTAAAGGCATCTATATTAACCGGCGCAGCAAGCACTGTATTACCCGGTATCACAATGGCAGCAAACAGCAGCAAAAAATCAGGTCAGCAATTGTATGAGCTGCGGGTATATACCCTGAAAACTGACACACAGCAAAAGCTTGTGGAAGATTATCTGCAAAACGCCGCCATACCGGCCCTGAACCGTTTAGGTAGTAACCCCATAGGTGTATTTACTGAGCTAAAACCCGATGTGCAAACCAGGATATTTGTGCTGATTCCTTATAAATCAGCTGATGATTTTTTGAAAGTTCAGGACAAGCTAATGGCCGATAGTACATATCTGCAGCAAGCATCGGCCTACCTGAATGCGCCGTTAAGCGCCCCGGCTTATGATCGTATTGAAAGCTCATTGCTACAGGCATTTAAAGATATGCCCAAGCTGGAAACACCCGGACAGCAAAAGCGGATATTTGAATTGCGCCGTTATGAGAGCCCCACCGAGGCATCGGGCAAAAAGAAAATAGAGATGTTTAATGAAGCAGGTGAAATAGGCATATTTAAACGACTTGGCTTTAAACCAGTTTTCTACAGTGAAACACTAATAGGAACTTTCCGCCCGAATTTGGTTTATATGATCACCTTTGATGATATGGATGCGCACGATCATTTATGGAAAGCCTTTGGAAATGACCCGGATTGGAAAAAGATAAGCACCTCGCCCGAGTATCCCAATGAGATTGTATCGCACATAACATCAACCATGCTGGTGCCGGCAGGTTATTCGCAGATATAGTTTTATCCTCATTGTCATTTCGACCGGAGGGAGAAATCTTCTTCGATTTGCAAAGCGGTTATGCAGGTTGTAGAAGATTTCTCCCTCCGGTCGAAATGACAATTGGTCCAATAAATATTTTAATAAATCAATCACCTACAGGCTAAATCTATCGTATATGTGTATATGAAAACTATCAACCTTAAAAATTCTTTCATGGCCTTGGCTTGTATGCTGGTACTTTTTTGCAGCTGCAGCCATGCGCAAAGCAGTAAAAAGCTTGACGTGGGCGACCATGTTCCCGCATTTACTTTGTACGACCAAGATGGAAAATCATTTACTGTGAATGATTATATCGGCAAAAAAGTGCTGGTAATTTATTTTTATCCCAAGGATGAAAGCATGGTTTGTACCAAGGAAGCCTGTGCTTTCCGCGATAGTTTTGACCAGTTCACCAAAGCCGGTGCGATGGTTATTGGTGTAAATGGAGGTACCGTTGCTAGTCATAAAGAATTTCAGCAGCACTATAAACTACCTTTCACTTTATTAAGCGATCCGGATAACAAGGTGTACAACCTATTTGGCGTAAAAGGTAAAATGTTCTTCAGCGGTCGTGAAACTTTTGTGATCGACCTGACCGGCAAAATAGTTTATACCCATGAAGCCATGCTTGAGGGCAAGGAGCATGCCGATGATGCCCTGCAATTTGTTAAAGCAGCCAATGCCAAACAGTAATGATCGCATTTCTGAGACATGACTTAAATATTGATGCCAGCAAAGCGGAAATTATGCCGTTATTTGGACATACTTACGGTCAAAACCCGATGGTAAGTCATTATTTATAAAGAACAGGCATGATCCGTTT
Protein-coding regions in this window:
- a CDS encoding DEAD/DEAH box helicase, producing the protein MTFQDFNFNEHLLEGVLSMGYTTPTPIQEMAIPAILKGDDLIACAQTGTGKTGAFLLPVLNMISNNHEEKTSTLILTPTRELAQQIDQQVEGLAYFTGISSIAVFGGGDGIVYEQQRRGIQNNVNIIIATPGRLIAHLTSGVLKLNHIKYLILDEADRMLDMGFSDDIMRIVSYLPKHRQTLLFSATMPGRIRNMAKAVLHNPQQINIAISQPAVGIDQQVYLVNDHQKTPLIQLLLKEGGYVSAIIFASTKDKVKEVYKQLKAVHIKVNAFHSDLEQNEREEILLKFKNKLLPVIIGTDALSRGIDVEGIDLVINYDAPSDPEDYIHRIGRTARAETTGTAITFVNDRDQRKLKNIEDMIDKQIRRIPLPEVLGDPTLIKQAPHKPRGGGGGGKNRRKGGPRKQ
- a CDS encoding TlpA family protein disulfide reductase; the encoded protein is MKKILLFLSLIIAVGCTQAQTTQAPAKPSIDNIPNFKLLSQDSVYITNANLKKGKGVVIIYFSPDCSHCQHMMTELKPDMKKFSNVTVVMATFIQTSMLKMLRDFRRDYKLDEYPNFITGTEFPNYILQRYYQVATTPYIAIYDRKGKLVKAYDKAPKVAELLETVKKI
- a CDS encoding transglutaminase family protein, whose translation is MPEIEIKHITKYIYDSPVRDSANQIILFPIQDEYQDVLKQEITITGNPAVDKHVDYYGNEVGSFTYIEPHMVMMISSKILVNTRHRSLPVNDIFPSHQWEDLKRLQNIVPYIDFLKQEYFEGLAELKAIVESEKAKDDTPYQVALRFCQYVYDNFEYIKGVTTVDTTLDEIWKIRAGVCQDFAHILMEMLRIINIPSRYVSGYICTGQNGMRGEGATHAWAEAYIPDYGWLGLDPTNNCIANETHVRLAVGRNFSDCSPVKGVYKGSAHHKLEVAVTVDEEDTYYGNDKQVIEVTTASHVTEISKNSYQRYMEMIQQQQQQ
- the gcvH gene encoding glycine cleavage system protein GcvH, whose amino-acid sequence is MDFPAALKYTKDHEWIKVEGNDAYIGITEFAQRELGDIVYVDIPSLGKEVAQEEVFGTVEAVKTVSDLFMPITGTISEINPKLDSQPELVNSDPYGDGWMVKISLQNVADVDALLSADEYKAIIGE
- a CDS encoding DUF4142 domain-containing protein; the encoded protein is MKGLRIIILVLFTVCALQACNHVAKNYNSKSADSATVEEDTSDDDASADTSTTLNLAVDKEDSQFAVEAINGGMTEVALGKLAIQKGKSKKVKNFGTMMVKDHSKANDKLTALIKSKKIDLPMTPDPAQQKMIQDLSRKSESDFDKAYIKAMIDDHQEDVKTFAEEAKKLQDPDLKAFAIKTLPVLQKHLDDINAIHDSMGDN
- a CDS encoding Gfo/Idh/MocA family oxidoreductase yields the protein MSKPIVTGILAYGMSGRVFHAPFVATNPAFKFKAVVERHEKKAAQRYPDIISYNSIDELINDDEIELVIVNTPNYMHFDNAKQALLAGKHVLIEKPAAATSAEVKELFDLGRKVDRHVMIYHNRRWDSGFVSVREVIESGRLGELIEVQFRMDRYKAAIGPKQFKEKKDMPANGIVYDLGSHLVDNVISLFGKPLSFDKVTATHREGSEVADYCSFRISYPNQLNVYLSASLLSLEPLAGFVVVGTLGTYIKNRSDVQEDQLVAGMLPTDPGYGVEPEGSEGKLVTIGVDNEKIVEWMPSHKGDYTLLFNDVYHTIRNNALFPVTEEQVAWQLELLEK
- a CDS encoding peroxiredoxin, whose translation is MKTINLKNSFMALACMLVLFCSCSHAQSSKKLDVGDHVPAFTLYDQDGKSFTVNDYIGKKVLVIYFYPKDESMVCTKEACAFRDSFDQFTKAGAMVIGVNGGTVASHKEFQQHYKLPFTLLSDPDNKVYNLFGVKGKMFFSGRETFVIDLTGKIVYTHEAMLEGKEHADDALQFVKAANAKQ
- a CDS encoding VanZ family protein, coding for MGKVSESSLFFPGFDKLVHCGFFFVFVVFFSTAIIRQHNYPFLPFKYALLIVVAAILFGGGIELLQAYVFTWRDGSWDDLFADTVGVLMGMYSVLVTAAAINNHVKK
- a CDS encoding NIPSNAP family protein, producing the protein MKRRSFVKASILTGAASTVLPGITMAANSSKKSGQQLYELRVYTLKTDTQQKLVEDYLQNAAIPALNRLGSNPIGVFTELKPDVQTRIFVLIPYKSADDFLKVQDKLMADSTYLQQASAYLNAPLSAPAYDRIESSLLQAFKDMPKLETPGQQKRIFELRRYESPTEASGKKKIEMFNEAGEIGIFKRLGFKPVFYSETLIGTFRPNLVYMITFDDMDAHDHLWKAFGNDPDWKKISTSPEYPNEIVSHITSTMLVPAGYSQI
- a CDS encoding DinB family protein, which produces MEIIKMFLKEFDEEAQTVRKMLERVPNDKYDWQPHPKSMTIRRLATHIAELPAWVTMALTTDGLDFANNPYEPVVINNNTELLAYFEKNFADGRAQLAATSEEVLEQKWVLRNGDAVYMTNTKAEVVRVSISQIIHHRAQLGVFLRLLNIPIPGSYGPSADEVEFELQEQE